A region from the Aegilops tauschii subsp. strangulata cultivar AL8/78 chromosome 5, Aet v6.0, whole genome shotgun sequence genome encodes:
- the LOC109753242 gene encoding dehydration-responsive element-binding protein 1B-like, with protein MSSSTKFDRSVDAASPSDDQEQGLHQTVSSDPAGRTKLKETLHPVYRGLAGGWLCELRVHGTKGSRFWHGQGTFATAETAARALALSGCDACLNFADSACWMLPVLAAGSFGFGSAHVFKDAVATAVVAVQRKQPLVSPTEMAD; from the coding sequence ATGAGCTCCTCCACTAAATTCGATCGATCCGTGGACGCCGCGTCCCCGTCCGACGACCAGGAGCAAGGGCTGCACCAAACAGTGTCGTCGGATCCGGCGGGGCGCACCAAGCTCAAGGAGACGCTCCACCCGGTGTACCGTGGCCTGGCCGGGGGATGGCTGTGCGAGCTGCGCGTGCACGGGACGAAGGGTTCCAGGTTCTGGCACGGGCAGGGCACCTTCGCCACCGCTGAGACGGCGGCGCGCGCGCTCGCGCTATCAGGCTGCGACGCCTGCCTCAACTTTGCCGACTCCGCCTGTTGGATGCTGCCCGTTCTCGCGGCCGGGTCGTTCGGCTTCGGTAGCGCACATGTGTTCAAGGACGCCGTGGCCACCGCCGTCGTGGCAGTCCAGCGCAAGCAACCGCTGGTGTCTCCGACGGAGATGGCCGACTAA